One Deltaproteobacteria bacterium DNA segment encodes these proteins:
- a CDS encoding ATPase P, with protein sequence MLHMEIPGRGEYEIEFLVLDLNGTISIDGRISAKVKDKINLLAKRLRVYILSADTRGDAQERLGRTKAELVRLDKGQEASQKGRFIREIGAQRTIAVGNGYNDHLMVKEAALGIAVIGREGAAKETISNADAVVNDVLDALDLILKPLRQRATLRG encoded by the coding sequence ATGCTGCATATGGAGATACCGGGCAGGGGGGAGTATGAGATAGAGTTTTTGGTCTTGGATTTGAACGGGACCATCTCCATCGACGGGAGAATCTCCGCCAAGGTCAAAGACAAGATCAACCTCCTGGCCAAGAGGCTGAGGGTATATATCCTCAGCGCCGATACACGGGGAGATGCCCAGGAAAGATTGGGTCGCACCAAGGCAGAACTGGTGAGGCTTGATAAAGGCCAAGAGGCCTCTCAGAAGGGGAGGTTTATAAGGGAGATAGGGGCACAAAGGACCATCGCCGTTGGAAACGGATATAACGACCACCTAATGGTGAAGGAAGCGGCCCTGGGCATAGCCGTCATTGGCAGGGAGGGGGCGGCCAAGGAGACTATCTCCAACGCCGATGCGGTGGTCAATGATGTCTTGGACGCCTTGGACCTCATATTGAAGCCACTCAGGCAGCGGGCGACTCTCAGGGGATAG
- the cysK gene encoding cysteine synthase A, whose translation MKVLDTILDAVGNTPMVRLKRMTQYDVFAKAEYLSPGGSIKERVAKYLIEEAEKEGKLRKSSIIMEPSSGNTGIGITLVGVQKGYRVIIVMPENMSEERKKIIRAFGGELILTPAEAGIQGAVEKTMELAAKDPDIYVAQQFENPKNPEIHYLSTAPEIWEQMEGKVDFFVAGVGSGGTLGGVGKFLKEMNRRIKIIAVEPQNSAALLGHEPGLHQIQGIGDGFVPSVLDTSLIDGVVTVTDEDAIETTRRLAREEGLLVGTSSGANVWAAIRLAERGGGNIVTVLPDRAERYFSTSLI comes from the coding sequence TTGAAGGTCTTAGATACTATCTTAGATGCTGTGGGTAATACCCCCATGGTGAGGCTGAAGAGGATGACGCAATACGATGTATTCGCCAAGGCGGAGTACCTCAGCCCGGGAGGCAGCATCAAGGAACGGGTGGCCAAATACCTCATTGAGGAGGCGGAGAAAGAGGGAAAACTGAGGAAAAGTTCCATCATCATGGAGCCGTCTTCGGGGAATACGGGCATCGGGATAACCTTGGTGGGGGTACAGAAGGGGTATCGGGTTATCATCGTTATGCCGGAGAACATGAGCGAGGAACGTAAGAAGATCATCCGGGCCTTCGGGGGGGAGCTGATCCTGACCCCTGCAGAAGCAGGGATCCAAGGGGCGGTGGAAAAGACCATGGAACTGGCTGCCAAAGATCCTGATATCTACGTCGCCCAGCAGTTCGAAAACCCCAAGAACCCGGAGATCCACTACCTCAGCACAGCTCCGGAGATATGGGAACAGATGGAGGGGAAGGTGGACTTCTTTGTTGCCGGAGTGGGAAGTGGCGGCACCCTAGGAGGAGTGGGTAAATTTCTCAAGGAGATGAACCGCCGGATTAAGATTATCGCTGTAGAGCCCCAGAACAGCGCCGCCCTGCTCGGCCATGAGCCAGGCCTTCATCAGATCCAGGGCATCGGCGACGGCTTCGTCCCTTCCGTCCTGGACACTTCACTTATTGATGGGGTAGTCACGGTAACCGATGAGGATGCCATTGAGACCACACGCCGGCTGGCCAGAGAGGAGGGGCTCCTGGTGGGGACCTCTTCCGGAGCCAATGTCTGGGCCGCGATAAGATTGGCTGAAAGGGGAGGGGGGAATATCGTCACCGTCCTGCCGGACAGGGCAGAGAGGTACTTCAGCACCAGCCTCATATAA
- a CDS encoding type II toxin-antitoxin system HicB family antitoxin translates to MIVEVELEEDGRWIAEVPDLPGVMTYGQSREEAISKVKALALRVLADRLEHGEEIPELREVFAVSA, encoded by the coding sequence ATGATTGTAGAGGTTGAACTTGAGGAAGACGGCCGTTGGATTGCCGAGGTGCCAGATTTGCCCGGTGTCATGACGTATGGTCAAAGCCGTGAGGAAGCCATTTCAAAGGTCAAGGCCTTGGCTCTGCGTGTTTTGGCTGATCGGTTAGAACATGGCGAGGAAATACCAGAACTACGTGAAGTTTTTGCGGTATCTGCATGA
- a CDS encoding putative toxin-antitoxin system toxin component, PIN family: MKVILDTNVFISGVFFTGPPYQILKAWREGEVKLVVSQEILEEYLRVGETLAAQFSGVELAPILELLTVEAELTLAPSLPEPVCVDPDDDKFLACALASKTKLIISGDKQLLKVSGYRGIEVVRPRKFVDDYLGERRGS, translated from the coding sequence GTGAAGGTAATACTCGACACGAATGTCTTCATTTCCGGTGTTTTCTTCACTGGGCCTCCCTATCAGATCCTTAAAGCCTGGCGTGAGGGCGAGGTTAAATTGGTGGTCTCGCAGGAAATACTTGAGGAATATCTGCGGGTTGGTGAAACTTTGGCGGCCCAATTTTCAGGAGTCGAGTTAGCCCCAATCCTTGAGCTTCTCACTGTCGAGGCAGAACTGACTCTGGCTCCAAGCTTGCCTGAACCGGTTTGTGTCGACCCTGATGACGACAAGTTTTTGGCTTGTGCCCTGGCGAGCAAGACCAAGCTCATTATTAGTGGCGATAAGCAACTCTTAAAGGTATCCGGCTATCGCGGCATAGAGGTTGTAAGGCCTCGGAAGTTTGTCGACGATTATCTTGGGGAGAGAAGGGGAAGCTAA
- a CDS encoding homoserine dehydrogenase, with translation MKEIKIGLIGFGTVGTGVVKIFQENASLIEGRLGGRICLHKIADIDLDRDRGVEVSREVLTSDAQEVIKDPEIAIIMELMGGIEPARTFILKAMEAGKHVVTANKALLALHGGEIFATAQRYGVRICFEASVGGGIPIIRSLREGLVANRIISIFGILNGTSNYILTRMTQEEKGFRETLREAQRLGYAEADPTLDVEGTDAAHKLSILASMAFGIRVNFQDIFAEGISRITPLDIQYSLEFGYRVKLLAIGKWDGERVELRVHPTMLPAHHLLSTVEGVFNAIYVSGDAVGPTMFYGQGAGALPTGSAVVSDLVDLCQDIIKGVKEQGPMVTPFWSSQGGEIKDMEEVVTPYYLRFTALDRPGVLSKISGILGEHEISIASVIQKGRRVKGAVPIVMMTHEAKEKNIRQALREINRLDIIQAKTTLIRVEGDVA, from the coding sequence GTGAAGGAGATCAAGATAGGGCTCATCGGCTTCGGCACTGTGGGCACAGGGGTGGTGAAGATATTTCAGGAGAATGCCTCCTTGATAGAGGGGCGCCTGGGGGGGAGGATCTGCCTGCACAAGATCGCCGACATAGACCTAGATAGGGACCGGGGGGTAGAGGTTTCGAGAGAGGTGCTGACATCAGACGCCCAGGAGGTGATCAAGGACCCGGAGATAGCCATCATCATGGAGTTAATGGGGGGGATTGAGCCGGCACGCACCTTTATCCTGAAGGCCATGGAGGCGGGCAAACATGTGGTCACGGCCAACAAGGCCTTGCTGGCCCTCCATGGGGGGGAGATATTTGCCACCGCCCAAAGATATGGGGTGAGGATCTGCTTTGAGGCGAGTGTGGGAGGGGGTATCCCCATCATCCGCTCCCTCAGGGAGGGGCTGGTGGCCAATCGGATCATCTCCATCTTTGGAATCCTCAACGGCACCTCCAATTACATCTTGACCAGAATGACCCAGGAGGAAAAGGGGTTCCGCGAGACCTTGAGAGAGGCGCAGCGATTGGGCTATGCCGAGGCAGACCCCACCCTCGATGTGGAGGGGACAGATGCCGCCCATAAGCTCTCCATTCTTGCCTCTATGGCCTTTGGCATCAGGGTGAACTTTCAAGATATCTTTGCGGAGGGGATATCACGCATCACCCCACTGGATATCCAGTACAGCCTGGAGTTCGGCTATCGGGTGAAACTCCTGGCCATAGGGAAGTGGGATGGGGAGAGGGTGGAACTCAGGGTCCATCCCACCATGCTACCGGCCCATCACCTGCTGTCCACAGTGGAGGGTGTTTTCAACGCCATCTATGTCTCCGGGGACGCCGTAGGGCCCACCATGTTTTACGGGCAGGGGGCAGGGGCGCTGCCCACCGGGAGCGCGGTGGTGAGCGACCTGGTGGATCTTTGCCAAGATATAATCAAAGGCGTCAAGGAACAGGGGCCGATGGTTACCCCCTTTTGGTCGTCTCAGGGTGGCGAGATTAAGGATATGGAGGAGGTGGTAACCCCTTACTATCTCCGATTTACCGCCCTGGACCGCCCCGGGGTCCTCTCCAAGATCTCGGGCATTCTGGGGGAGCATGAGATCAGCATCGCCTCAGTGATACAGAAGGGCAGGAGGGTAAAGGGGGCAGTACCCATCGTCATGATGACCCATGAGGCCAAGGAGAAAAATATACGTCAAGCCCTCCGGGAGATAAACAGGCTTGACATCATCCAGGCAAAGACTACCTTGATCAGGGTGGAAGGAGATGTGGCGTAG
- the dapB gene encoding 4-hydroxy-tetrahydrodipicolinate reductase — protein MINAIIVGAGGRMGRMVVNAIQNSGGITCQGAVEAAGHPFLGQDVGVVAGSGELGVRIEDNLKSVIQHGDVIIDFTSAEASLGNMEVAAQYQKPMVVGSTGFSPEQMEEVRRLTKEMPCVLSPNMSVGVNLMFRIVEEVARVLGQDYDVEIVEAHHRLKKDAPSGTAMRLGEVIARALGRDLEKVGVYARKGMIGERTNEEIGIQTIRAGDIVGEHTVIFGGIGERMEVVHRAHTRDTFARGAVRAAKWVVGQKPGLYDMGDVLGFKGAGS, from the coding sequence ATGATTAACGCAATCATAGTGGGGGCGGGCGGCCGCATGGGGCGTATGGTCGTGAACGCCATCCAAAACTCCGGAGGTATAACCTGCCAGGGGGCAGTGGAGGCCGCCGGGCACCCCTTTCTGGGACAGGATGTGGGAGTGGTGGCCGGTTCAGGCGAGCTGGGAGTGAGGATAGAGGATAACCTGAAATCGGTGATCCAGCATGGTGACGTCATCATAGACTTTACCTCTGCTGAGGCCTCCTTGGGGAACATGGAGGTCGCCGCCCAGTATCAAAAGCCCATGGTGGTGGGCAGTACTGGTTTCTCACCTGAACAAATGGAAGAGGTCCGGAGGCTTACGAAAGAGATGCCCTGCGTGCTCTCCCCCAATATGAGCGTGGGGGTAAATCTGATGTTCAGGATAGTGGAGGAGGTTGCCCGGGTCTTGGGACAAGACTACGATGTCGAGATCGTCGAGGCCCACCATCGCCTGAAAAAGGACGCCCCCAGCGGGACCGCCATGCGTTTGGGGGAGGTGATCGCCCGGGCCCTGGGAAGGGATTTAGAAAAGGTAGGGGTTTATGCCAGGAAGGGGATGATCGGGGAACGCACTAATGAGGAGATCGGGATTCAGACAATCAGGGCTGGGGATATTGTAGGGGAGCACACGGTGATCTTCGGGGGAATAGGGGAGAGGATGGAGGTAGTTCACCGTGCACATACCAGGGATACCTTTGCCAGGGGGGCGGTCCGCGCCGCCAAGTGGGTAGTAGGGCAGAAGCCCGGTCTCTATGATATGGGGGATGTCTTGGGGTTTAAAGGTGCTGGCAGCTGA
- a CDS encoding type II toxin-antitoxin system RelE/ParE family toxin — protein sequence MIKSFRDKETERLFSRHFSRRFPANLHRIAWRKLAILDAAERLDDLSVPPGNRLEKLSGDREGEYSIRINDQWRVCFQWKEGNAYEVEIADYH from the coding sequence GTGATAAAGAGTTTTCGTGACAAAGAAACGGAGCGGCTCTTTTCACGACATTTCTCGCGGCGATTTCCCGCGAATCTACACCGCATAGCATGGCGAAAACTTGCGATACTGGATGCCGCAGAACGGTTAGACGATCTAAGTGTTCCTCCTGGGAACCGTCTTGAGAAGCTCTCTGGGGACCGTGAGGGAGAGTATAGTATTCGTATCAATGACCAGTGGCGTGTGTGTTTTCAGTGGAAGGAGGGAAACGCCTACGAGGTTGAGATTGCGGATTACCATTAG
- the lysA gene encoding diaminopimelate decarboxylase, with protein MHFFQHKDGLLYCEEVSVEEIAHEVRTPFYLYSYRTLVRHFRAFDSAFRELPHLICYSAKANSNLAVLKTFINLGGGVDVVSAGELFRALRAGADPSKIVYSGVGKREDEIRYALQEGILMLNVESYQEFHLINGIASKLGTKAPISFRVNPEIDPQTHPYIATGIKQAKFGVYIDQALEWYREANELPHLAIKGVSCHIGSQLTEVGPFVEALRRVKELALRLGQEGIEVEYVDLGGGLGITYHQEEPPHPQEYAQAIIGEGKDLPCTYIFEPGRVIVGNAGILVTRVLYNKEGEKNFVVVDAAMNDLVRPTLYGAYQEIVSVREKAGDEMVADMVGPICESGDFLAQDRLMPRFEPGDLVAVMSAGAYGFSMSSNYNSRLRVPEVLVRDGAFYLIRERESYEDLIQGERIPPFLEG; from the coding sequence ATGCACTTTTTTCAACACAAAGACGGTCTCCTCTACTGCGAAGAGGTATCAGTGGAAGAGATAGCCCATGAGGTAAGGACCCCCTTCTATCTCTACAGTTACCGGACCCTGGTCCGCCACTTCCGGGCCTTTGACTCGGCCTTCAGAGAACTTCCCCACCTGATCTGCTACTCGGCCAAGGCCAATTCCAATTTGGCCGTGCTCAAAACCTTTATCAACTTGGGAGGTGGGGTGGATGTAGTCTCTGCTGGAGAGCTCTTCCGAGCCCTGCGTGCCGGGGCCGATCCTTCCAAGATCGTCTATTCCGGGGTGGGAAAACGGGAGGATGAGATCAGGTATGCCCTGCAGGAGGGGATCTTGATGCTCAATGTGGAGTCCTATCAGGAATTCCATCTCATCAACGGCATCGCATCCAAATTGGGGACCAAGGCCCCGATTTCCTTCCGAGTCAATCCCGAGATCGACCCTCAAACCCACCCCTACATCGCCACCGGTATAAAGCAGGCCAAGTTTGGGGTCTATATCGACCAGGCCCTGGAATGGTACAGGGAGGCCAATGAATTGCCTCACCTAGCGATAAAGGGGGTGAGTTGCCACATAGGCTCTCAGCTCACCGAGGTAGGACCTTTTGTAGAGGCCCTCAGGCGGGTAAAAGAGCTGGCCCTGAGACTGGGCCAAGAGGGAATAGAGGTGGAATACGTGGATCTGGGAGGGGGGTTAGGGATCACTTATCACCAAGAGGAACCACCACATCCGCAGGAATATGCCCAGGCCATCATTGGGGAGGGGAAAGATTTGCCCTGCACCTACATCTTTGAGCCCGGCAGGGTGATCGTGGGCAACGCCGGGATTCTGGTTACGCGTGTCCTCTATAACAAAGAGGGGGAGAAGAACTTTGTTGTTGTCGATGCGGCCATGAACGACCTCGTCCGACCTACCCTATATGGGGCCTATCAAGAGATCGTCTCGGTAAGGGAAAAAGCAGGGGATGAGATGGTGGCTGACATGGTAGGGCCTATCTGCGAATCGGGCGACTTTCTGGCCCAGGACAGATTGATGCCCCGTTTCGAGCCAGGGGACCTGGTGGCAGTGATGAGCGCTGGGGCCTATGGGTTCTCCATGTCCTCTAACTATAACTCCCGTCTCAGGGTGCCGGAGGTCTTGGTAAGGGATGGTGCATTCTATCTGATCAGGGAACGGGAGTCCTATGAAGATCTAATACAGGGGGAAAGGATCCCTCCTTTTTTGGAGGGGTGA
- a CDS encoding AbrB/MazE/SpoVT family DNA-binding domain-containing protein, which translates to MAGLATTKMSSRGQVVIPEKIRKRLGLKPGSQFVVVGEKGTVILKAISPPSMEEFDELIAEARKQARLAGMKRSDIGAAIAKAREAK; encoded by the coding sequence ATGGCGGGATTAGCAACCACAAAGATGTCCTCCAGGGGTCAAGTGGTTATTCCGGAGAAGATCCGAAAGCGGCTCGGTTTGAAGCCCGGCTCCCAATTCGTTGTGGTGGGTGAGAAGGGTACAGTGATCCTCAAGGCAATTTCACCGCCTTCTATGGAGGAATTCGACGAGCTTATTGCTGAAGCCCGGAAACAGGCCAGACTGGCTGGTATGAAACGATCTGACATTGGAGCGGCAATTGCTAAGGCCCGAGAGGCTAAGTGA
- a CDS encoding GatB/YqeY domain-containing protein yields the protein MGIKERLMEDMKRTLKEKNKSRLSIIRLALAALQNKEKEFLRELSEEEIIQVISGLVKKGRESIEQFKAGQRDDLVTKEEKEIEILQSFLPKQLTPEELDVEISKALEETGASTTKDLGKVMKILMSRIAGRAEGRVVNELVRKRLSG from the coding sequence ATGGGGATTAAAGAAAGATTGATGGAAGATATGAAAAGGACCCTCAAAGAAAAGAACAAATCGAGACTCTCGATTATCAGGTTGGCCCTAGCGGCCTTGCAGAACAAGGAGAAGGAGTTCCTTAGGGAACTATCCGAGGAGGAGATAATACAGGTAATATCCGGATTGGTAAAGAAGGGCAGGGAGTCCATAGAGCAGTTTAAAGCTGGGCAAAGGGACGACCTGGTGACCAAAGAAGAGAAGGAAATAGAAATCCTCCAGTCCTTTTTACCCAAACAACTCACTCCTGAAGAACTGGATGTGGAGATCTCCAAGGCATTGGAGGAGACAGGGGCCTCTACAACTAAGGACCTGGGGAAGGTTATGAAGATCTTGATGTCCCGGATTGCCGGCAGGGCTGAGGGAAGGGTAGTCAACGAGTTGGTTCGAAAGAGGCTTTCGGGGTAA
- a CDS encoding HigA family addiction module antidote protein, with protein MGESKFEAVHPGEILLEEFLKPMGISQYRLAKDISVYPRRINEIIQGKRSITADTALRLSRYFGMSERFWLNLQARYDLEVEKDRLEGRLENEVKVLAVSPTAQIRG; from the coding sequence ATGGGCGAGAGTAAGTTTGAAGCAGTACATCCTGGAGAAATTTTACTTGAAGAGTTTCTAAAGCCAATGGGCATCAGCCAGTACAGGTTGGCCAAGGATATTAGTGTGTATCCACGCCGTATCAACGAAATTATTCAAGGGAAACGTTCAATCACGGCCGATACGGCCCTTAGATTGTCGCGGTATTTCGGTATGTCAGAGCGTTTTTGGCTGAATCTTCAGGCACGTTATGATCTTGAAGTGGAGAAGGACCGGCTTGAAGGACGGCTTGAAAATGAGGTGAAGGTGTTGGCAGTAAGCCCAACGGCTCAAATCCGCGGCTAA
- the alaC gene encoding alanine transaminase, translating to MEEFHRIQRLPPYVFAQVDELKIAARRRGEDIIDLGMGNPDIPTPKHIVDKLMEAVRNPRNYRYSASKGIYKLRLAITDWYQRHYDVDLDPDTEAIATIGSKDGIAHLALATLGPGDVVFVPNPTYPIHSYCVVIAGGDLRSIPLSNDEDFFERLQAATKLTWPKPKMLIINFPHNPTTMVVDRSFFEKIVQFAKEHHLLVVHDLAYANLVFDGYRAPSILQIPGAKDLAVEFFTLSKSYSMPGWRVGFAIGNRRMVNALARLKSYFDYGMFQPIQIAAIIALNSEQDCVQEIAETYRSRRDILVEGLNRAGWRVTKPKATMFVWAEIPQAFQRMGSLEFSKFLLREAKVAVSPGIGFGEFGEGYVRFALVENEHRIRQAIRGIRRALQG from the coding sequence ATGGAGGAGTTCCATCGGATACAGAGGTTGCCACCTTATGTCTTCGCCCAGGTGGATGAGCTGAAGATCGCCGCCCGCAGGAGGGGGGAGGACATCATCGACCTCGGGATGGGGAATCCGGATATCCCCACCCCCAAACATATCGTGGATAAGTTGATGGAGGCGGTCCGCAACCCCCGCAACTATAGGTATTCCGCCTCCAAGGGGATCTATAAGCTGCGGCTAGCCATCACCGATTGGTATCAACGCCACTACGATGTAGACCTCGATCCTGATACCGAGGCTATCGCCACCATTGGCTCTAAGGATGGCATTGCCCATCTCGCCCTGGCCACCCTGGGTCCCGGAGACGTGGTCTTCGTCCCTAACCCCACCTACCCCATCCACAGCTATTGTGTGGTCATTGCCGGGGGAGATCTCCGCAGCATCCCCTTGAGCAATGATGAGGACTTCTTTGAGCGCCTGCAGGCCGCCACCAAACTCACATGGCCTAAGCCCAAGATGCTAATCATCAATTTCCCCCACAACCCCACCACCATGGTGGTGGATCGCTCCTTCTTCGAGAAGATTGTCCAGTTCGCCAAAGAGCATCACCTTCTTGTGGTCCATGACCTGGCCTACGCCAATCTGGTCTTTGATGGGTATCGGGCCCCCAGCATCCTTCAGATCCCCGGGGCAAAGGACCTGGCAGTGGAGTTCTTCACCCTGTCCAAGAGCTATAGCATGCCTGGTTGGCGGGTGGGCTTTGCTATAGGTAACAGGAGGATGGTCAACGCCCTAGCCAGGCTCAAGAGCTATTTCGACTACGGGATGTTTCAACCCATCCAAATAGCGGCCATCATCGCCCTCAACTCCGAGCAAGACTGCGTGCAAGAAATCGCCGAGACCTACAGGTCGCGCAGGGACATCTTGGTAGAGGGGTTGAACAGGGCTGGATGGCGGGTAACCAAACCTAAGGCCACTATGTTTGTCTGGGCCGAGATCCCGCAGGCCTTTCAGAGGATGGGCTCCCTGGAGTTCTCCAAGTTCCTCCTGAGGGAGGCAAAGGTGGCTGTGTCTCCAGGGATCGGCTTTGGTGAATTTGGAGAGGGCTACGTGCGGTTTGCCCTAGTGGAGAACGAGCATCGCATAAGACAGGCCATCCGCGGGATAAGGAGGGCGCTGCAGGGGTGA
- a CDS encoding endonuclease MutS2, whose protein sequence is MDAHTLFSLEFYEIVSILKGFASSELGRRECEGICPLYNPQQVEGLLTEVTELKEVLEGGADLPLHGMEDIEPILQRTRVEGAILTTQELWKVAASVKTSNSLKGFLRHLGERFARLKGIGEEFFAPGQLAQEIEGAIGPGGEIYDEASPHLKEVRGRIKRVRGVIQERLELLLRRKELKGALQDEVITQRNGRYLILIRADFKGRVKGIVHDYSHSRMSLYVEPMGVVEFNNELNVLQREEEEEEEKVLRRLTALAREHREELLHDLAMQGRVDAIYAKARFSIYLHGTQPALNTEGRVKLMAARHPLLIQAQQEGGQVVPIDLHLDQGQRILVISGANTGGKTVALKTLGLLSLMVQAGLHIPAAPDSEVNLFQDIFAYIGDEQNLQEHLSTFSSFILWLNRVLDSIDDSSLLFIDEIGVGTEYSQGAALAMGLLDYIRQKGGYAVVTSHFNPLKAYAYRHGDVANVAVEFDQDTLKPTYRLLYGRPGTSQTFLIAERLGLKGEVLDRARGYQEGVQGDLEHLMGELEHLHRGLERERAEATRAREEAMQERERLRRAAEEIQERRKKIINKTKEEGKRIISSLEARLREVLKKAEERKERVPELKGRAKRIKEDFMGHFPKRRRRGGGEEIREGDRVEVIYLCKEGVVVELSHDPSRAEVSIGGIRVKAPLEELRFVSRGEEARQQEVGYQLALESLDLPPYGELNVIGLRVDETLPKVDKFLDDALLKGWQRVHIIHGIGSGRLREAIQGHLKGHRWVKGFRAAELREGGVGVTVVELR, encoded by the coding sequence ATGGACGCCCACACTCTATTCTCTCTGGAGTTTTACGAGATAGTGAGTATCCTAAAAGGTTTTGCCTCCTCTGAGCTGGGCAGGAGGGAGTGCGAGGGGATCTGTCCCCTCTATAATCCCCAGCAGGTAGAGGGGCTACTTACGGAGGTAACGGAGCTCAAAGAAGTCCTAGAAGGAGGGGCGGATCTTCCCCTGCACGGAATGGAAGACATCGAACCCATCCTCCAGCGCACCCGAGTTGAGGGGGCAATTCTCACAACCCAAGAGCTCTGGAAGGTAGCCGCTTCAGTTAAGACGTCCAACTCTCTGAAGGGATTTCTCCGACATCTAGGGGAGCGCTTTGCTAGGTTGAAGGGCATAGGGGAGGAGTTCTTTGCCCCTGGGCAACTGGCCCAAGAGATAGAGGGGGCCATTGGCCCAGGGGGTGAGATATATGATGAGGCCAGCCCCCATCTGAAAGAGGTCAGGGGGAGGATAAAAAGGGTCCGTGGGGTCATTCAGGAGAGGTTGGAGCTCCTTTTACGACGCAAGGAGTTAAAGGGGGCCCTTCAGGATGAGGTAATCACCCAACGGAACGGCCGCTATTTGATCCTGATAAGGGCCGATTTCAAGGGGAGGGTGAAGGGGATCGTGCACGACTACTCCCACTCCAGGATGAGCCTCTACGTGGAGCCTATGGGGGTGGTGGAGTTCAACAACGAGTTAAACGTCCTGCAAAGAGAGGAGGAAGAAGAGGAGGAAAAGGTCCTCAGGAGGCTGACCGCTTTGGCCCGAGAGCACAGGGAGGAGCTCCTCCACGATCTGGCCATGCAGGGGAGGGTGGATGCTATCTATGCCAAGGCCAGATTTAGCATCTATCTCCATGGTACCCAGCCCGCCTTAAACACAGAGGGACGGGTGAAACTGATGGCCGCGAGGCACCCCTTGTTGATCCAGGCCCAGCAGGAGGGGGGCCAGGTAGTCCCCATAGATCTGCACCTGGACCAAGGTCAGAGGATCCTGGTGATCAGTGGGGCCAATACGGGGGGGAAGACCGTGGCCCTGAAGACCTTAGGCCTTCTGTCCCTTATGGTCCAAGCGGGGTTGCACATCCCCGCTGCCCCAGACAGTGAGGTGAATCTATTCCAAGACATATTCGCCTATATTGGGGATGAACAGAATCTACAAGAACATCTCAGTACCTTTTCCTCCTTTATCCTGTGGTTGAATCGAGTCTTGGATAGTATAGATGACAGCTCCTTACTGTTCATAGATGAAATCGGGGTCGGGACAGAGTACTCCCAGGGGGCGGCCCTGGCCATGGGACTATTGGATTACATCCGGCAGAAAGGTGGATATGCCGTGGTCACCAGTCACTTCAACCCCCTGAAGGCCTATGCCTATCGCCATGGGGATGTGGCGAACGTGGCCGTAGAGTTTGATCAGGATACCCTCAAACCCACCTATCGTCTTCTATACGGGAGACCAGGGACGAGTCAGACCTTCCTCATAGCAGAGAGGCTGGGTCTAAAGGGAGAGGTCTTGGATAGGGCAAGAGGTTATCAGGAAGGGGTACAAGGCGATCTGGAACATCTCATGGGGGAGCTGGAACACCTGCACCGGGGCCTGGAGAGGGAGAGGGCAGAGGCGACCCGAGCCAGAGAGGAGGCTATGCAGGAACGAGAGCGGTTGCGCCGGGCGGCAGAGGAGATCCAGGAGAGGAGAAAGAAGATCATCAATAAAACCAAGGAAGAGGGAAAGAGGATCATTAGTTCACTGGAGGCGCGTCTCAGGGAGGTCTTAAAGAAGGCCGAGGAGAGGAAGGAGAGGGTACCGGAGTTAAAGGGGCGGGCTAAGCGTATAAAAGAGGACTTCATGGGCCACTTCCCCAAGAGGAGGCGAAGGGGAGGGGGTGAAGAGATCAGAGAGGGGGACCGGGTGGAGGTCATATACCTGTGCAAGGAGGGGGTGGTGGTGGAGCTTTCCCATGATCCCTCCCGGGCAGAAGTATCGATTGGCGGGATACGGGTCAAGGCCCCCCTAGAGGAGCTGAGGTTCGTCTCCCGGGGGGAGGAGGCAAGGCAGCAGGAGGTAGGTTATCAACTCGCCCTGGAGTCCTTGGATCTCCCTCCCTATGGGGAGTTGAACGTGATCGGTTTGAGGGTGGATGAAACCCTCCCCAAGGTGGACAAATTTTTGGATGACGCCCTCTTAAAGGGATGGCAAAGGGTCCATATCATCCATGGAATTGGATCAGGGAGATTGAGGGAGGCGATACAAGGGCATCTGAAGGGGCATAGGTGGGTGAAGGGGTTCAGGGCAGCGGAATTGAGAGAAGGTGGCGTGGGGGTCACCGTAGTAGAGTTGAGGTAA